A segment of the Lycium ferocissimum isolate CSIRO_LF1 chromosome 10, AGI_CSIRO_Lferr_CH_V1, whole genome shotgun sequence genome:
AAAAAggtatttttcaaattgattagtcaaacacaaactgcttctcagtaaaagtatttttttgaagAGCATTTCTCAAATAAGTTGACTGTAGAAGCTAGGCCAAACAGGCTAATCTCCAATGAACTGTAAAAGCAAACAACCTATAGGCTATTAGTTAAATGAATGCCAAAACCATCTTTTGACTACATTTTGGAGTTGCATTCTTATTGTTGCAATTTGgagacaaaagaaaataagcttCTCAAAACTTCATAGATAATTTGCATGTCTGAGCAAATATTATGCACCAGAagtagccaaaaaaaaaaagggggggggggggggggggggaagagaAAATTGAGGCAAATCCGCAATATACCCACCATCCAATTTTTCAACGTGCGTTTGCTAATTCCTTTGGCTTCAGATCCACCTTCAAAGAGCTGCATTGTTTTCAAAGCTTCATCTTCTCTCATAAAACGCATTATATCCTCCAGATAGATGAACCTGATGGCAATCataaacaacaaaataagtAAATCAATGCGATTCTGAAAATTAGATGCCACGGAAAGGACATAAAAGCTAAAAGTACAAGGGAATTGTACGAAATAAGCATGAACTCTTATAAAAGTAAACTCTTAAAGGGCAGCAAGTTGATGCAACCACCCAACAATATTAGAAAGAAGCATCTGGCCAACACCTACTCAACACTTCCACATCTACTTTAGGCTACTTGAAGACTAACAACAAAGCAAATAAGCTATGATTTACCTCATTAAATCAGCAAACAAATTGCTAAATAACTTGCAACAAGGAACTTTACTCATAAATCTTAACAGGATACTTACTTCGAGTTAGGCTTTGCCACATTGTTAAAAACCTTTTTGGCAGCAATTTTTGCCTGTTTTTCACTTGTGATTTCCACTGAagcttcatcatcatcacccgACTGCTGAAGCTGCTCATCCAAAGTTGTCAGTACACCTTTACGAACGATATTTATCAACCTTTTCATATTCCAAGCAGAAACATTCTTCTGATTCAGCCTATGTAAATGATCTATAGTTATCCCTCCCTCTTCTGGTTTCTCCTTCCTAGTAGACGTACTTCTCGAAAATCCAGGACTCCTAGGAGTAGCGGCCGCCGTAGACTTACGTGGGGTCCCAATCGGTCTTTTTGGAAATATACTCGCCTTGAGATCGGGAGGCAATGTGGCCCCCGCACCCTCAAGTTTTTGCACTTCAGCCATAACCTTTTCCTCCTCTTCTTGCTCCATCCTAATCTCAACCAATGGCGGGCCCGACAACGTCTCGATCACATACTGAGTAAACAAAGCTTCTTGAATCCGATCAAAGAACGCAGTAACGTGAAACGACATAGCCAAAACTTTCACCAACAACGTCTTCAGCAACCAAATAAACGTTCCCACCAATAAACACACCCAAATTCTCGACACATACCTTAACACCTTCGTATTCGTAATACTCTCAACTTTCTTATCAAAGATACATTGCCAAGCAATCAAAACCAAACTCAACCAAATACAATTCTGCACTGACTTCCTCAATCCATACACAAAATACAACACCCTTTTCCTCAAAACAAAATTCCTCTCAATAAAAAACACCCCCAACCTAATCCCCCACCCAGAAACTAATCTCCCACAAATTAACACCAACACCATTAACTCCCATTTCCATAATTGTAGCCCAAAAATCCTCCTTCCCTTAAAAATTTTAATAGTAAGAGTACAAACAAAAACTGCAataatcaaaatcaaactcaccatttgaagaaaagaaaacacattaaacttcatttttttatacTCTTCAGGTAAATCCTCATCTGAAaaaggatcatcatcatcaaattCACTACTTTTACCTAAAAACCCAGATTTCATTGTAATTTTTTGTGACCTTTGATCTTGTTCAGGTGGGTCCATTAATCTCGACTTAGTATAAGTTTTAGTCAACAAATTTGACTTTCTCCTAAATGAAGAACTTGAACTGCATAACAAAACCTCATCTTGTAAACCTTGTCCAGTAGTACTCAAATTAGACCGGCGTCTTACTGATCCGTTACCGTTAAGGTTGTCGTTAAAAGAAACACGAACATCTCTTGGTGTAAGAACACCATGGTTGTTTGGTGGACTTTCTTCAACCCTAGATAACGGTGATGGCTGTGAAAATGGAGATTCCGTTACAAAATCGAAATctttgttgttatggttgtcTCTCATTCGTTTCATAGCTGCATCGTTAGAGAAATCGTAACTTGAATCTCTGTATATTTTGTTATCTGTACTGGCATTGttttttgaagttgaagaagaagaagaagagagttcAGTTTCTTTTGATGTTTTTGAGGTTTCTTTGATGTTTGGTTTGATGACTACTTCTTTGGCATCAGTTGTATCCATTTGGTTTTCTTTTAAGAGATTTTGACGTTCTTCAACTGGGTGTGAAGGCGAGTTAGCACGATGAAGATGATGAACAGGAGATAGAgatttaaaagactttaacttttCCAttgaagaatttaaaaaaaggaaaagaaaagagagtattTTTTACAGTAAGAAAGTCAGAAACAAATTAATATTTTACTACGtaaagaaagttttttttttttttttttttttttttgtggcggTGATATTAGCTGAGAGAGAGAGTTGGTGCTGGATAGCAGTGCAGTGAATGtttgaatatattttttgtgtgaAATAAAAGTGAGCGTTTTTTTTGGGGAGAGACAAGTGAAAGTTGGTCTTTGATGCTTTGAAAAGGACTGGAGGTGTGTGTTGCTGTAATGGAGGAATCAGACAGGTAAATCGAGACCGTACAAGTTGCGTGACTGAAGAAAAAGGTACGTGTGGATGCTCAATGTTCAGTTGTGACTGATTGGACACTAATCCTTTTACTTGGAGACTCATCCGTCGTCTTTTGTTACTATTTCTTTTAGTCATAATTTACGTGAACTTATCTGATTagattgaaagaaaaaattatgatCTAAAATAGGATATACTTCTCTCTTTGTAATTTATGTAAATCTTTTTAGGATTTAATTTTATAACTTTGACTAAAAAATTTGCAAATTTGTTGAAAGAAAATTTATGCATTTTGTAGGCATTTGGCcattcactttatttgaaactttttaaattagagttgtgtttggttataattgttgcaaaaaatatttgattgtttgaatgtaatgaaagtgaaaataacattttttgtgttttgcaaattccaaatacaacttcaaattgtatttgaaattttcatggccaaacactgatttttaaataaagtggaaaaaaaaatcgaaaaaacaTCAAAAATTCTCATGGCTGAACGGGccttagaaactacataaaagtaTTATATGTCATGATAATTTACAagtcaaataattttaaaaaatgtattaaAAATATGATTAAAGAACCACCTCGTAGACTCTCCAAAAagtaataggttcacataaattgaaaagagtgaagtatatatttgtgtggctataaataatTACATGTAAGGTAAATATAAAACAAAGATCATTCTATTTTGTattgactaaaaaggaaagagtgttaTGTAATTTGGGatgaaaatattaaagataataTGTTTTTCTTATTATTCTTTATTCAAAATTACTAATTCgataaagaaattattttaagaattgaatTCGAGATATTTTATTAGGATTAAAGAAATCTTTACGAGTATTTTGCTACActttttattggtatattcAAGACTATATATAGATTATGTTTGTGGAttagtttcttcttcttcttttttcaattcCATTTTCGAGATATTTATGTTAGCTTAATTGCTCTTGCTATTAGCTCTAATGTAAATGGGTGGACTCTACACATCtaacttttcaagaaaaataaatgtttaAATTTATCTTTTAACTTCTGATTATAGTTTAAACTTTTTTCTTACCGTTAGAAAACAATCGTATTTGTTGGCTCTAAGTAAGACTGTATTCTAACAGTAAGAATAATATTAGATAAAAAGTATGACGAAtaaggccccgtttggacaCGGTTTGAAacctgatttcaaatcatgtttggacatacaatttggatattttaagttgtattttctcttatagacataaaaaccccacaaattatgaaaactatcaaaacattctcaattcttatacaatcttaccaaatgagcaaatcatagtttataacaaaattagtacactactagaaggcttttctaaaaaatgcaacatcaattaatcaaactttacttcaataaaatcgaaaatttaacataaatagtaatgtaactattatttaatataattttcccacataaattaaaggttggtagacataaataattattggtggaagttaatgagattggtaaatgattgatgggggtaattgttaaaaatgtttaccaacttatggatctttttttacaaaatattaacttatgggttaaattttgtatttaaaaaagttaaaaccatgatttcaaaccccaaaccatgctttttggatgatttgattTCAAACCAAGTTTTAAACTATGACTGAAAATTGACGACCaaatgttggtttgaaaattgatgtccaaacgcctactaataaAATTGCTCAAGTTAAAATAATGAAGGAgcaaattttattatttttccgTTAACATTTGTTAATTGATAGACTCGCCTATATTACAGCTGGTATCATCTACCCATTTGGCTACTCTTTCTTAGGGTGAAAAACAGCTAAACGACAGTTTGCAAGCGAAGGCAAAGCTTTCCCGTGGTTTATTTTTGACCAACTAATTAATACATTGATATCATACATAATAGTTTACAACATGGTTCGCGAagcctaattattttttaattatagaaTGTTTTTCACTTTGGATTACTTCtaccttcttctttctttcttttgaaaaaaaaaaacccgaaaaaaaatactaaaatcttTCCTCAGCTACCTTCCTTAAACCAGCAAAAACTCCATTTACCTTATGTTTCCTTATTAATTAGTTCAACTTAGCTTAGGGTCCCTTTGCAATTAAAACTAGAATCAAACTGGATCAATCATTCAATCTTTGATGTTGCGCTTGACAACTCAAGCGTGTATTAGCACCTTCTCATAATTTATGTTCATTTACTTCAAAGATTGTCAGTCTACTATCTACTATATATGCACTCAAATGATAATACCATTAATTGAGGTGTTTTTGGTACCAAAAAATAATGTTTTTCAGGAAAGATACTTTTTCAAGAAATAAGTTATTTCTTACGAACTTATTTTTAAGTATTTGATAAATAAgcagaaaatattatttccGGATCCTTTACATATAATCTATTTAAATACTATGGGGATGTAACCGTGGAGGGTTGTCGGTCTGGAGTGGGGGTGGAGAGAAAACAATCAGAGTAGAATGTCATTGTGGAACATGTTTTTCCTAATTCCGACTACCACCAGGAAAGTAATTTTCCAATCGTAAGAAACTTGTTTTCACATAgaacatatttttcaaaatattttaaccaacaaaacatgaaaaaattgacaaacattttatgaaaaatatttttctgcaCACCAAACACACCTTTAGCATTTACTTATTTTAGGAAAAATTCAAATCTAAAGGTGAAAATTAATAGGAGGGAAATAATGCACAAACCAAACAATATATCGTATTAAGGTCGGTATCCTAAATTTCTATTTGAAAtataaatcaaatcaaatcaactGTCAACtttgaattatatatattaaaaaatatcacGATTCACCTATTAATGGAAAAGAATCACGACACTGTGTTGAATCTTGGCAaacaaaaaaaaccaaaaaaataccCAGCAAATAATGCAAATGGCAATTCTCTTGTGAATTTTGATTCCATCTAATTGCTGGTTTTTCAAATCAGTCAAGTTTATGTGCTCACTCGATGAGATCAATAAATCACAAGATAGTTAACCATTACCACAAACTcttttttctgtattttatggaaaaatatatctaatttacatataaaaatagttggaaaaaattaagttatagatataatttaacttgttataATAGGTTACaccttatttcctttttaagtCATAACCGTGTTATATATAGAATGAGTTATGTAGAATTAACTTAAATTATCTAATAatgcaaaaaaaattctttgtgTGCGTGTATACACAGTAGACCTTTGTGAAAATGATAACATGTTCAATTAACTAGATTGACGAGTTGTACGTTTTAAGTGATTTAAAGGGGACTCTTAATTCTTGGTGGAAGAGACGTAGTAAATGAGATTAGTGATTAATAGACTGAGTTTTATTATGAATACAACAGAATAAACCTATGCTCATGGCATAGCTTCATTAAACTAATCCAAATTgggattttattaattaaaaaaaatgtgatgaCACCTATTTCGTACAAGGAACATTAACTAACTAACAAAGTATTAAGTATGGGAGAAGTGTTGAATTATTGTTACCAATTAGAAAAGGACAAAGGACCTACATGTTCTTACGGATATTTGTCAAGAACCTACCTGTTTCGGCTATTTTAATTCGAGGGAAATGACATAAAATCAGAGGCGGATGCAACGGTGGAGTATCGAGTTCACCTCTACTCAATATTATTGACGTAGAGTAtaattttttgtataaaaattCGCAAAAACCGTAACAAAGTAGCATATTTGAACTCATAAtcttaaaaatataatgaattCAATGTtgaaatccatttttttttaaaaaaaaaaattaactttttttattacataaggAATAGTATAGAATGGGGAAGGAAATTACAATATGgaattcgaaccctcaccaacaagatGAAAGTTTAGGTAGCCAATCAACTAAGCTACTAACATCCCTACCAATGTTGAAAACCTTAAAATGGAACCTATAGAGTTTGAATCTTGAATCTACCCCCAAATAAAATATGACCTAATTTTAGTTGGGAAAATCTCCTAAGGCAATAACACAACGTCACGGctccatgatttttttttttcagcccaTGTGCACTATATTTCTTTTAGGCTACCATTTAAATTTCGCCTCTAAATATGGAATGTCAGTATCAAATTACCCAATTTTCCACTACCAAAAAAAGAGACCAGTTTATTATGTACACAAACTCTCTAAATATTGGCCATCAGGATGAAAACAGGCCAATACAATGCTTCATTAACAAACTCACCATTAAGCACAAATCGACCAGTTAGAGGGGACTCTGCTCGACGACAATGGTGGCATATTACGAACGTTGACATCCACAGGCAGCATACGATATTCGATATCCATCTCTCTGAATATCTTTACCATTTCCTCAACTAAAAGAGCTCTCCTTGACCATCTCTCTCCCATGTCTTGGAAATTCACTGGTGGGACCTGCTATTACACCTGTCAAGAAAAGGGTCTAGCCTCACTGGTGGCatatttggttaaaaatagATTCAAACCGAAAATTAATATTAAATCGATTAAATAAATCGATATTTATTTAGATtagatttggtttgattttgaattttttaaaaacgataatatttagtttgattttaattttattaaaagcaAACCGAACCGATAATTTATCTATAATTTTTACAAATACTTTTTAATAATCTATATACTTTTCaagcaaaattttatttatctctaatAAGCTAATGAACTTTATACCTAAAATcgcttttaaaaaagaaatccatttgttcaaattcatttatttaaagatacaactatatgagatttacctagatttattttttgtatttttaattaactttattcacttaattaaaatcataaatcctaagacattttctccataatgCAAGATACTATAGCTATCACAATAAATGGGTTGAAAAGGGATAGAAAATTCTCTCCTAACTGTaggaaaaaaacatgaaagagagaaacatcgttaattttcttaaaaatcaaaaaaccgaaccaatccgatggatatgtattatatttggtttggtttgattttgataattttaaaaaccgactaaattagTTGGGTTTTGATTTTAACCCAAAATCGACCCATGAACACACCTAATTGTGCCTCACCAATTGTA
Coding sequences within it:
- the LOC132033082 gene encoding mechanosensitive ion channel protein 8-like, whose protein sequence is MEKLKSFKSLSPVHHLHRANSPSHPVEERQNLLKENQMDTTDAKEVVIKPNIKETSKTSKETELSSSSSSTSKNNASTDNKIYRDSSYDFSNDAAMKRMRDNHNNKDFDFVTESPFSQPSPLSRVEESPPNNHGVLTPRDVRVSFNDNLNGNGSVRRRSNLSTTGQGLQDEVLLCSSSSSFRRKSNLLTKTYTKSRLMDPPEQDQRSQKITMKSGFLGKSSEFDDDDPFSDEDLPEEYKKMKFNVFSFLQMVSLILIIAVFVCTLTIKIFKGRRIFGLQLWKWELMVLVLICGRLVSGWGIRLGVFFIERNFVLRKRVLYFVYGLRKSVQNCIWLSLVLIAWQCIFDKKVESITNTKVLRYVSRIWVCLLVGTFIWLLKTLLVKVLAMSFHVTAFFDRIQEALFTQYVIETLSGPPLVEIRMEQEEEEKVMAEVQKLEGAGATLPPDLKASIFPKRPIGTPRKSTAAATPRSPGFSRSTSTRKEKPEEGGITIDHLHRLNQKNVSAWNMKRLINIVRKGVLTTLDEQLQQSGDDDEASVEITSEKQAKIAAKKVFNNVAKPNSKFIYLEDIMRFMREDEALKTMQLFEGGSEAKGISKRTLKNWMVNAFRERRALALSLNDTKTAVNKLHHMLNVLVGVIIVVVWLLILKVATTHFLVFLSSQVLLVVFMFGNTAKTTFEAIIFLFVMHPFDVGDRVEIDGTHMVVEEMNILTTVFLRYDNLKIAYPNSVLSTKPISNYYRSPDMGDAIEFCIHISTPMEKIASMKEKITRYIENKSDHWYPAPMIVMRDVEDLNRIKWSVWISHTMNFQDMGERYSRRAVLVEEMVKIFRELDIEYRMLPVDVNVRNMPPLSSSRVPSNWSICA